The following coding sequences are from one Lolium rigidum isolate FL_2022 chromosome 6, APGP_CSIRO_Lrig_0.1, whole genome shotgun sequence window:
- the LOC124666224 gene encoding phosphoethanolamine N-methyltransferase 1-like, which yields MEEERKAQKKYWEEHSKDLTVEAMMLDSRAADLDKEERPEILSLLPSYEGKSVLELGAGIGRFTGELAKTAGHVIAMDFIESVIKKNESINGHYENTSFICADVTSPDLVIEDNSVDLIFSNWLLMYLSDEEVEKLVRRMVKWLKVGGHIFFRESCFHQSGDSKRKVNPTHYREPKFYTKVFKEGYAIEQSGGSSELSLLTCKCVGAYVKNKKNQNQICWLWQKVNSTEDRGFQRFLDNVQYKTSGILRYERVFGKGFVSTGGIETTKEFVDLLDLKPGQKVLDVGCGIGGGDFYMAENYDVHVVGIDLSINMVSFALEDAIGRKCAVEFEVADCTTKTYPDNTFDVVYSRDTILHIQDKPSLFRSFFKWLKPGGKVLISDYCRSPGKPSEEFAAYIEQRGYDLHDVEAYGQMLRDAGFHDVIAEDRTDQFLTVLQRELAAVEKNKDDFLADFGQDDYDDIVNGWNAKLQRSSAGEQRWGLFIATK from the exons atggaggaggagaggaaggcccAGAAGAAGTACTGGGAGGAGCACTCCAAGGACCTCACCGTCGAGGCCATGATGCTCGACTCCCGCGCCGCCGATCTCGACAAGGAGGAGCGCCCCGAG ATACTGTCTTTACTTCCATCATACGAAGGAAAATCTGTGCTGGAGCTTGGTGCTGGAATAGGCCGCTTTACTGGAGAATTGGCTAAGACAGCTGGGCATGTTATTGCAATGGATTTCATTGAAAGTGTGATTAAGAAG AATGAAAGCATAAATGGTCATTACGAAAATACATCCTTCATATGTGCTGATGTTACATCTCCGGATCTGGTGATTGAAGATAACTCCGTCGATCTCATATTTTCAAACTGGTTACTGATGTATCTTTCAGATGAGGAG GTTGAGAAGCTAGTAAGAAGGATGGTAAAATGGTTAAAAGTTGGTGGGCATATCTTCTTCAGGGAATCATGTTTCCATCAATCTGGAGACTCGAAAAGGAAAGTGAATCCGACACATTATCGCGAACCAAAGTTTTATACTAAG GTGTTTAAAGAGGGCTATGCCATTGAACAAAGTGGGGGCTCCTCTGAACTTTCTCTACTTACTTGCAAGTGTGTTGGAGCTTAtgtgaaaaacaagaagaatcaaAACCAA ATATGTTGGCTATGGCAAAAAGTCAATTCAACTGAAGATCGTGGATTTCAAAGATTTTTGGATAATGTGCAGTACAAAACCAGCGGAATATTACGCTATGAGCGTGTTTTTGGGAAAGGTTTTGTGAGCACTGGTGGAATTG AGACTACAAAAGAATTTGTGGACTTGCTGGATCTTAAACCTGGGCAGAAGGTGCTTGATGTTGGATGTGGAATCGGGGGTGGTGATTTTTATATGGCTGAAAActatgatgttcatgttgttggcATTGATCTTTCTATAAACATGGTATCATTTGCGCTTGAGGATGCTATTGGGCGCAAGTGTGCAGTTGAGTTTGAAGTTGCTGATTGCACCACAAAGACATACCCAGACAATACGTTTGACGTTGTGTACAGCCGTGACACTATCCTTCACATACAA GATAAACCCTCTCTGTTTAGAAGTTTCTTCAAATGGCTAAAACCTGGGGGTAAAGTCCTAATCAGTGACTACTGTAGGAGTCCAGGAAAACCGTCTGAAGAGTTTGCGGCATACATTGAGCAGAGGGGTTACGACCTGCATGATGTAGAGGCTTATGGACAG ATGCTCCGTGATGCTGGTTTCCATGATGTCATTGCTGAAGACCGCACTGATCAG TTCCTGACAGTTCTACAAAGGGAGCTAGCCGCAGTTGAAAAGAACAAAGATGATTTCCTTGCTGACTTTGGTCAG GACGACTATGACGATATTGTAAATGGATGGAATGCGAAGCTTCAGAGGAGCTCTGCTGGTGAGCAGAGGTGGGGGCTGTTCATCGCGACCAAGTGA